A stretch of Dehalococcoidia bacterium DNA encodes these proteins:
- a CDS encoding methylenetetrahydrofolate reductase: MKAGTNLEKVLESGKFAVTAEITPPKGVSTRMVEKLAAAIRNSVDAVNIADNQSAIVRMSSIAGCVIMKQTGADPIFQMTCRDRNRIAIQSDVLGAVALGIGNILCLSGDHQTLGNHPGAKGVFDIDSIQLIQALKAMRDERKFICGDDISGEVPIFIGAVENPFADPPEFRIQRLTKKVKAGTDFIQTQAIFDIDRFAAWMKEAEARGLDTQTHILAGVTPLRSADMARHIQDHVPGSRVPDEFIRRMGDAADSQAEGAMIAIETIEQLKKIPGVHGIHIMPMDWEEIVPMVVERAGLLPRPSLS, translated from the coding sequence ATGAAAGCAGGAACGAACCTGGAAAAGGTACTGGAGAGCGGCAAATTCGCGGTGACAGCTGAAATCACTCCGCCAAAGGGCGTTTCCACCCGCATGGTGGAAAAACTAGCAGCAGCAATCAGGAATTCGGTTGATGCCGTCAATATTGCCGATAACCAATCTGCCATCGTCAGAATGTCCAGCATCGCCGGATGCGTTATAATGAAGCAAACAGGGGCAGACCCGATATTCCAGATGACCTGCCGGGACCGCAATCGGATCGCCATCCAGAGCGATGTTCTAGGGGCAGTAGCGCTGGGAATCGGTAATATCCTCTGCCTTTCCGGGGATCATCAAACGCTCGGCAATCACCCCGGCGCTAAAGGTGTCTTCGATATCGATTCCATTCAGTTGATCCAGGCGCTTAAGGCAATGCGAGATGAGAGAAAGTTCATTTGCGGCGATGACATTTCGGGAGAGGTGCCTATCTTCATTGGGGCTGTTGAAAATCCCTTTGCCGATCCGCCGGAGTTCAGGATACAGAGACTGACCAAGAAGGTGAAGGCAGGGACCGATTTTATTCAGACACAGGCGATTTTCGATATCGACCGGTTTGCCGCCTGGATGAAGGAAGCGGAGGCTCGCGGATTGGATACGCAGACACATATTCTGGCCGGAGTCACCCCTCTCAGGTCGGCGGATATGGCTCGCCACATACAGGACCATGTTCCCGGCTCGAGGGTTCCTGATGAATTCATCCGCCGAATGGGAGATGCTGCCGATAGCCAGGCAGAAGGGGCAATGATCGCCATTGAGACCATCGAACAGCTCAAAAAGATACCCGGCGTTCACGGAATTCACATCATGCCTATGGACTGGGAGGAGATTGTGCCGATGGTGGTCGAGAGGGCCGGGCTTTTGCCCCGGCCGAGCCTGTCGTGA